In Bacillus cereus ATCC 14579, a single window of DNA contains:
- the hemD gene encoding uroporphyrinogen-III synthase produces the protein MNALAGKTVLITRAQHQAKQMSVAVKEKSGIPLEIPLLRMEGMSHRQIQHIEEQLHSYDWVIFTSRNGVAFFLDSLKKKLPLTIRIAAVGVKTKLELEKRGYQVHFVPTSFVAEAFAEEFLKELSGNERILFPKGNLAREVIPVALREIGVSLDELIVYGTKVNIEKKQELIAALKLGKVDIITFTSPSTVTSFVRLLEGTNWREWTKKCTIACIGPITEKEASLYFPSVIVPKEYTVEALLQYVCESIK, from the coding sequence ATGAACGCTCTCGCTGGAAAAACGGTATTGATTACACGTGCCCAGCATCAAGCGAAACAAATGAGTGTAGCAGTGAAAGAAAAGAGCGGAATTCCATTGGAAATTCCGCTTTTGCGTATGGAAGGTATGTCTCATAGGCAAATTCAACATATTGAAGAGCAGCTACATTCATACGACTGGGTTATTTTTACGAGCAGAAATGGTGTAGCTTTTTTTCTAGATAGTTTAAAAAAGAAACTACCGTTAACCATTAGAATCGCTGCGGTAGGTGTGAAAACAAAATTAGAGTTAGAAAAAAGGGGCTATCAAGTTCATTTTGTTCCGACTTCATTTGTTGCAGAAGCATTTGCAGAAGAGTTTCTAAAAGAATTAAGTGGAAACGAACGTATTTTATTTCCGAAAGGGAATTTAGCAAGAGAGGTAATTCCGGTTGCACTTCGGGAAATTGGTGTTTCTCTAGATGAGCTAATCGTATACGGTACGAAAGTGAATATAGAAAAAAAGCAAGAACTTATAGCAGCATTGAAGTTAGGGAAAGTAGACATTATTACATTTACGAGCCCTTCAACTGTTACTAGTTTTGTTCGTTTACTTGAGGGTACAAACTGGAGAGAATGGACAAAAAAATGTACAATTGCTTGTATAGGACCTATTACGGAAAAAGAGGCAAGTCTTTATTTTCCGTCTGTTATTGTGCCGAAAGA